In the Geobacter sp. FeAm09 genome, one interval contains:
- a CDS encoding acetate kinase, whose translation MIIMALNCGSSSVKYQLFDWERKEIVAKGMVERVIIGDSFIMHEVPGRETHHYEQDCPNHQAAIDLVIKTVTDPVNGVLKSVAEISAVGHRVVHGGEKFTCSVLIDDNVLDAVKEVQHLAPLHNPPNIEGIEAAQTLMPTIPHVAIFDTAFHQTMPEHAYIYPLPYEWYEKYQVRRYGFHGTSHLYVSKRAAVLLGKSPKECNIVTMHIGNGVSHCAIKNGVSVDTTMGLTPLEGAVMGTRCGDIDPAIPAFMMQKENLSAKEIDSILNKKSGVMGITGRFTDRRDVIEHAQAGDPRCQLSLEIEAYRLKKYIGAFMSVVGRLDAVVFTAGVGEMGAPIREKAIEGLEHLGIILDRERNKNAMTRKRESLITTDDSPVKVFVIPTDEELVFTEDVVAILNGTYTDHMHFEYSFGKEGFARK comes from the coding sequence ATGATTATAATGGCGCTGAACTGCGGGAGTTCCTCGGTCAAGTACCAGCTCTTCGACTGGGAGCGCAAGGAGATCGTGGCGAAGGGCATGGTGGAGCGGGTCATCATCGGCGACTCGTTCATCATGCACGAAGTCCCCGGTCGCGAGACCCACCATTACGAGCAGGACTGCCCCAACCACCAGGCTGCCATCGACCTGGTCATCAAGACCGTCACCGACCCGGTCAACGGCGTGCTGAAAAGCGTGGCCGAAATCTCCGCCGTGGGCCACCGCGTGGTGCATGGCGGCGAGAAGTTCACCTGTTCGGTGCTGATCGACGACAACGTCCTCGATGCGGTCAAGGAGGTCCAGCATCTGGCTCCGCTCCACAATCCGCCCAACATCGAGGGGATCGAGGCGGCCCAGACGCTCATGCCCACCATCCCCCACGTGGCCATTTTCGACACCGCATTCCACCAGACCATGCCGGAGCACGCCTATATCTATCCGCTGCCCTACGAATGGTACGAGAAGTACCAGGTCCGGCGCTACGGCTTCCACGGCACTTCGCACCTGTATGTATCCAAACGTGCGGCAGTCCTCCTGGGCAAGTCTCCCAAAGAGTGCAACATCGTCACCATGCATATCGGCAACGGCGTTTCCCACTGTGCCATCAAAAACGGCGTTTCAGTGGATACCACCATGGGGCTCACGCCCCTGGAAGGGGCCGTCATGGGGACGCGCTGCGGCGATATCGACCCGGCGATCCCCGCCTTCATGATGCAGAAGGAAAATCTGTCCGCCAAGGAGATCGACAGCATCCTCAACAAAAAGAGCGGCGTCATGGGCATCACCGGACGGTTCACCGACCGCCGGGATGTGATCGAACACGCCCAGGCCGGCGATCCCCGCTGCCAGCTATCCCTGGAAATAGAAGCCTATCGGCTGAAGAAGTATATCGGCGCATTCATGTCGGTTGTGGGCAGGCTGGATGCGGTGGTGTTCACCGCCGGCGTCGGCGAGATGGGCGCCCCGATTCGCGAGAAGGCCATCGAGGGGCTGGAGCACCTGGGCATCATCCTGGACAGGGAACGGAACAAAAACGCCATGACGCGCAAGCGGGAGTCCCTGATCACCACGGACGATTCGCCGGTCAAGGTCTTCGTGATCCCCACCGACGAGGAGCTGGTCTTCACCGAGGATGTGGTGGCCATCCTGAACGGCACCTATACCGACCACATGCACTTCGAATACTCCTTCGGCAAAGAGGGCTTTGCCCGCAAATAG
- a CDS encoding epoxyqueuosine reductase QueH, which yields MNILLHTCCGPCAIYPLHRLRAAAHDVTGFFFNHNIHPYQEYARRRDAAQQMADGETMPLIVRDEYDLEGFLANVAAEPDKRCSYCYASRLRATAAAASGHGFAAFTTSLLYSRYQRHEEIRALGEQAGREFGVTFFYEDFRTGWQEGIRLSKEMGLYRQQYCGCIYSEKERYAPREKRP from the coding sequence ATGAACATTCTTCTCCATACCTGCTGCGGACCGTGCGCCATCTATCCTCTGCACAGGCTGCGCGCCGCCGCCCATGACGTCACCGGCTTTTTCTTCAACCACAACATCCATCCCTATCAGGAATACGCTCGCCGGCGGGACGCGGCGCAACAGATGGCCGACGGCGAAACCATGCCCCTCATCGTGCGGGACGAGTATGATCTGGAAGGGTTCCTGGCCAATGTCGCCGCCGAGCCGGACAAACGCTGCAGCTACTGTTACGCCTCGCGCCTGAGAGCAACGGCGGCGGCGGCTTCCGGGCACGGCTTTGCGGCGTTCACCACTTCGCTCTTGTACAGCCGCTACCAGCGTCACGAAGAGATCAGGGCCCTTGGGGAACAGGCGGGCCGGGAGTTTGGCGTAACCTTCTTTTACGAGGATTTTCGCACCGGCTGGCAGGAGGGGATCAGACTGTCGAAGGAGATGGGGCTGTACCGTCAGCAGTACTGCGGCTGCATCTACAGCGAAAAGGAGCGCTACGCCCCGCGGGAGAAACGGCCATGA
- the lptC gene encoding LPS export ABC transporter periplasmic protein LptC, whose translation MTAIIGIVAAITLKGPRQAALPEPVSRQLPQNIDMAIHDARFYEVREGAAVWELVAKKAEYDKTGDVAHLSDIHMDFARTATAGAITVTAAQGTYFSKSRNVALRGKVHVVTESGVTFDTEAVDYVAVRSQFRTSDKVTFRQQRLTLTAQGMVLDVTSQKARFLKNVDAGVAGLKSR comes from the coding sequence ATGACGGCGATTATCGGCATCGTGGCCGCCATTACCCTGAAAGGCCCGCGCCAGGCGGCCCTACCGGAGCCGGTCTCCCGGCAACTTCCCCAGAACATCGACATGGCCATACACGACGCACGCTTTTACGAGGTGCGGGAGGGTGCGGCTGTCTGGGAACTGGTTGCCAAGAAGGCCGAGTATGACAAAACCGGCGATGTCGCCCATCTGTCCGATATCCACATGGACTTTGCAAGGACGGCCACTGCCGGCGCCATTACGGTGACGGCGGCACAGGGGACCTATTTCAGCAAAAGCAGAAACGTCGCTTTGCGCGGCAAGGTGCATGTGGTGACGGAGAGCGGCGTTACGTTCGATACCGAGGCCGTTGATTACGTGGCGGTGCGCTCCCAGTTCAGAACCTCGGACAAGGTGACGTTCCGGCAGCAGCGCCTGACCCTGACCGCACAGGGGATGGTGTTGGATGTAACGAGCCAGAAAGCCCGCTTCCTCAAAAACGTTGATGCCGGCGTGGCCGGTTTGAAGAGTCGATAG
- the rodA gene encoding rod shape-determining protein RodA — MIDRRLLTNIDWMLIGFVAAICLLGIMNIYSATASYKIVGAPYYLKQFNWVLFGLLVVTVICSIDYHILEDFSYWFYGFLIVLLVAVLVVGRRSMGATRWLNLGLFNVQPSELMKIVIIATFAKYFNNVQTVGGLSVRDVLFPLGILAVPVLLIMKQPDLGTAVLVLLIALSIAVYVGLRWSTVVTFAVVTMPLVWLGWAKLLRPYQKNRILDFLNPERSRLGSGYHIIQSKIAVGSGGLLGKGFVKGTQSQLRFLPEQHTDFAFSVFAEEWGFIGCLVLIVLYLILVLWGLNIARRCNDRFGSLLAVGVTAMLFWHIVINMGMVIGLFPVVGVPLPFFSYGGTSMITSMVGIGILQNISMRRFMF, encoded by the coding sequence ATGATTGACCGCCGACTGCTGACAAATATCGACTGGATGCTGATCGGATTTGTGGCCGCGATCTGCCTGCTGGGCATCATGAACATCTACAGCGCCACGGCGTCCTACAAGATTGTCGGCGCTCCCTACTACCTCAAGCAGTTCAACTGGGTGCTGTTCGGTTTGCTGGTGGTCACGGTGATCTGCAGTATCGATTACCACATCCTGGAGGATTTTTCCTACTGGTTCTACGGCTTTCTGATCGTCCTGCTCGTGGCCGTGCTGGTGGTGGGGCGCCGTTCCATGGGGGCGACACGGTGGCTGAACCTCGGCCTGTTCAACGTGCAGCCGTCGGAGTTGATGAAGATCGTCATCATTGCCACATTTGCCAAGTATTTCAACAATGTGCAGACGGTGGGCGGTTTGAGCGTCAGGGATGTGCTCTTCCCGCTCGGCATCCTGGCGGTGCCGGTCCTGCTCATCATGAAACAGCCCGACCTGGGGACCGCGGTCCTTGTCCTTTTGATCGCCCTTTCCATAGCGGTCTATGTGGGGCTCCGGTGGTCCACGGTGGTCACCTTTGCCGTGGTGACGATGCCGCTTGTCTGGCTGGGCTGGGCAAAATTGCTGCGCCCCTACCAGAAAAACCGCATCCTCGACTTCCTCAACCCGGAGCGTTCGCGCCTGGGAAGCGGCTACCACATAATCCAGAGCAAGATAGCCGTCGGTTCCGGCGGCCTCCTCGGCAAGGGGTTCGTCAAGGGCACCCAGTCCCAGTTGCGCTTTTTGCCGGAGCAGCATACGGACTTCGCCTTTTCCGTATTTGCCGAAGAGTGGGGCTTTATCGGCTGCCTGGTGCTGATCGTCCTCTATCTGATCCTGGTGCTGTGGGGGCTCAACATCGCCCGGCGCTGCAACGACCGGTTCGGCAGCCTGCTGGCGGTGGGGGTGACGGCCATGCTCTTCTGGCACATCGTCATCAATATGGGGATGGTGATCGGCCTGTTTCCGGTGGTGGGGGTGCCGTTGCCGTTCTTCTCCTACGGCGGCACGTCCATGATCACTTCCATGGTGGGGATCGGCATTCTACAGAACATCAGCATGCGGCGGTTCATGTTCTGA
- the lptB gene encoding LPS export ABC transporter ATP-binding protein: MPAHAEPLRLWTRGLLKNYGGRQVVKGVDLSIQAGRVVGLLGPNGAGKTTTFYMVVGLARPDGGQVFLGDDEITGLPMYQRARRGISYLPQEASVFRKLSVADNLLAILETVEPERASRKRRMEELLEEFGITHIAGAKGYALSGGERRRVEIARALITNPAFILLDEPFAGIDPIAVADIQNLIVSLKERNIGVLISDHNVRETLGVCDEAYILSGGEVLEFGSPDDIASSRKAREIYLGDDFRL; encoded by the coding sequence ATGCCGGCACACGCTGAGCCTCTGAGGCTCTGGACCCGCGGCCTGCTCAAGAATTACGGCGGCCGCCAGGTGGTCAAAGGGGTGGACCTCTCCATCCAGGCGGGCAGGGTGGTGGGGTTGTTGGGGCCGAACGGCGCCGGCAAAACCACGACCTTCTACATGGTGGTCGGCCTTGCCCGCCCCGACGGCGGCCAGGTTTTCCTGGGGGACGACGAAATTACGGGGCTACCCATGTACCAACGGGCTCGCCGGGGCATCAGCTATCTCCCCCAGGAGGCGTCGGTCTTTCGCAAGCTTTCCGTGGCCGATAATCTCCTGGCGATTCTGGAAACGGTCGAACCGGAGCGTGCCAGCCGCAAGCGCCGAATGGAGGAGCTTCTCGAAGAGTTCGGGATCACCCATATTGCCGGCGCGAAAGGCTATGCCCTCTCCGGCGGCGAGCGGCGGCGGGTGGAGATCGCCCGGGCGCTGATCACGAATCCGGCCTTTATCCTGCTGGACGAGCCCTTTGCCGGCATCGATCCCATTGCCGTGGCCGATATTCAAAACCTGATCGTGTCGCTCAAGGAACGCAATATCGGCGTGCTCATCTCGGATCACAACGTGCGCGAGACCTTGGGGGTCTGCGATGAAGCATACATTCTGAGCGGCGGCGAGGTGTTGGAATTCGGTTCGCCGGACGACATCGCATCCAGCCGCAAAGCGCGGGAGATCTATCTGGGAGACGATTTCCGCCTCTGA
- the lptA gene encoding lipopolysaccharide transport periplasmic protein LptA encodes MLPLASASAAAHKDRSSLPIAIKANELAADNKGKTAIFSGKVVAKQGDITIYADRLTINYGDKKSDVEKIEADGNVRIVQENRIGTASHAVYESKQGRITLTGNPKIMQGADTMTGNTITYFIDEDRSEVSSGAGRPVEVVIHPTGKKGNAGTR; translated from the coding sequence ATGCTTCCGCTGGCCAGCGCATCGGCCGCCGCCCACAAGGACCGGTCGAGCCTGCCCATCGCCATCAAGGCCAACGAGCTGGCCGCCGACAACAAGGGCAAGACCGCGATCTTCAGCGGCAAGGTCGTGGCAAAGCAGGGGGATATCACCATCTATGCCGATCGGCTTACCATCAATTACGGCGACAAGAAGAGCGACGTCGAAAAGATCGAGGCGGACGGCAATGTGCGCATTGTCCAGGAAAACCGTATCGGGACCGCCTCCCATGCGGTCTATGAAAGCAAGCAGGGGCGCATCACCCTGACCGGCAACCCCAAGATCATGCAGGGAGCCGACACCATGACGGGCAATACCATTACCTACTTCATCGATGAGGACCGCAGTGAGGTCTCCAGCGGAGCCGGCCGTCCGGTAGAGGTGGTCATTCATCCGACGGGCAAAAAAGGCAATGCCGGCACACGCTGA
- a CDS encoding HAD family hydrolase codes for MDKRLAPIKLLLLDVDGVMTDGGIIYDGNGLETKVFNVKDGHGIKMLQRAGIQVGIITGRSSAVVNVRAQELGIELVYQGALRKLESYEDVKRKTGLGDSQIAYVGDDVIDVPVMRRVGFAAAPRDALAEARNAAHYITERDGGRGAVREVCDLILKGCGKWDEVVARYELF; via the coding sequence ATGGACAAACGGCTCGCACCAATCAAGCTGCTGCTTCTCGATGTGGACGGCGTCATGACGGACGGCGGCATCATCTATGATGGCAACGGTCTCGAAACCAAGGTTTTCAACGTCAAGGACGGACATGGCATCAAGATGCTGCAGCGCGCCGGCATCCAGGTGGGGATCATCACCGGGCGCTCGTCCGCCGTGGTGAATGTCCGCGCCCAGGAATTGGGGATCGAGCTGGTCTATCAAGGCGCCCTGAGGAAGCTGGAAAGCTACGAGGACGTCAAGCGGAAGACCGGCCTGGGCGACAGCCAGATCGCGTACGTGGGGGATGACGTCATCGACGTGCCGGTCATGCGCCGCGTCGGATTTGCCGCCGCGCCCCGCGACGCCCTTGCCGAGGCACGGAATGCGGCGCATTACATTACGGAGCGCGACGGCGGGCGGGGAGCGGTGCGCGAGGTGTGCGACCTGATTCTCAAGGGATGCGGAAAATGGGATGAGGTCGTGGCGCGTTATGAATTGTTTTGA
- a CDS encoding SIS domain-containing protein has protein sequence MILEKAKWVIQTEAEALLAMAERIGSAFEAAVELILACKGRVVVSGMGKSGLVGQKIASTMSSTGTPAFFLHPAEGIHGDLGMIMTGDVVIAISNSGETEEVLRILPAIKRIGARLIAMSGNPGSALARSSDVFLDVSVREEACPLGLAPTASTTATLAMGDALAVALLVKRGFRAEDFAIFHPGGSLGKKLLLRVEDIMHGGEAIPLVSGDMLMKDALFVITAKGLRVTGVTGEGGALKGVITDGDLRRALEHGYDILGKQASEIMKLNPKHIMRQELAAAALQIMERCSITSLFVFDDEGANVPCGIIHLHDILRAGIA, from the coding sequence ATGATTCTAGAAAAAGCCAAGTGGGTGATACAGACGGAAGCCGAAGCCCTGCTGGCTATGGCGGAAAGAATCGGCAGCGCCTTTGAGGCGGCGGTAGAGCTCATATTGGCCTGCAAGGGGCGTGTGGTGGTCAGCGGCATGGGGAAATCGGGACTGGTCGGGCAAAAGATCGCCTCCACCATGTCTTCCACCGGCACGCCGGCCTTCTTTCTCCATCCCGCCGAGGGGATTCATGGCGACCTGGGGATGATTATGACCGGCGACGTGGTGATCGCCATATCCAATAGCGGAGAGACCGAGGAGGTGCTGCGCATCCTGCCGGCCATCAAGAGGATCGGCGCCCGCCTGATTGCCATGAGCGGCAATCCCGGCTCCGCCCTGGCGCGCAGCAGCGATGTCTTTCTGGACGTCTCGGTCAGGGAAGAGGCGTGCCCCCTGGGGCTCGCGCCGACGGCGTCCACCACCGCCACCCTGGCCATGGGCGATGCGCTGGCGGTAGCCCTTCTGGTAAAGCGGGGCTTTCGCGCCGAGGATTTCGCCATCTTTCATCCCGGCGGTTCCCTGGGCAAGAAGCTGCTGCTGCGGGTGGAGGACATCATGCATGGCGGCGAGGCGATACCGCTCGTTTCCGGGGATATGCTGATGAAAGACGCCCTGTTCGTCATCACCGCCAAAGGGCTGAGAGTGACCGGCGTGACCGGAGAGGGGGGGGCGCTCAAGGGGGTCATTACCGACGGCGATCTCCGCCGGGCCCTGGAGCACGGCTATGACATCCTCGGCAAGCAGGCCTCCGAGATCATGAAGCTCAATCCCAAGCACATCATGCGCCAGGAGTTGGCTGCGGCCGCGTTGCAGATCATGGAGCGTTGTTCCATTACCTCGCTGTTCGTCTTTGACGACGAAGGGGCGAACGTTCCGTGCGGAATCATCCATCTGCACGACATCCTCAGGGCCGGTATCGCATAA
- the ptsP gene encoding phosphoenolpyruvate--protein phosphotransferase, with amino-acid sequence MKESHHSIGLRTLEDISAIILHSHDLHETLDNIVTIVARRMGTDVCSIYLLEQDGETLVLKASKGLSKASVNRVSMKVHEGLTGLTFESRGMVMTDNAPAHPRYKYFKESKEEKFLSFLGLPLFERKTPIGVIVIQTREARDFSEDEISALRTITFQISSIVHNARLLDSIQRTEQERAWFEQELAKMMNGDAMSEPPAAKKADKKVSSPPRMLSGSAVSAGFCRGKVYILDRFNDKVIKVAKVGTKADEHRKLSLALEKVKIQTLYMEKRVSETLSEDDAAIFHTHLMILEDRGFSSKVCDLIDQGMGATRAVHEVVHHYVQAFSAMEDPYLRARSADMEDIGRRLIDCLEGNDKTAVTLKEKRVLATDEIFPSDLAMLDHDKILGIVTEKGNMYSHVAIMAKSLGIPAVLGIPGLMDASNVKDEIIVDGTSGHIYINPDGAIKKEYERLERDHAGRQKELEGLRGLPAVTRDHVTITLNANIGLVSDVRVANTHGAEGVGLYRTEFPYMTRSTFPDRHQQAAVYRKILGAFSGQSVNIRTLDIGGDKALPYFSCPQEDNPFLGWRSIRVSLERQDIFREQLAGILLSSPAGTPSIMFPLISSVDEIRQVKEILASVREELEQEGHELRKDIPLGIMIEIPAAVQIVEHLLREVDYVSIGTNDLIQYTLAADRNNPRVRQYYDPYHPAVLQSIKRVADAASKAGKKASVCGEMATEPINALLMVGMGIREFSLSAPSIPVVKQAIRAHSLPECRALARQVLACASSTDVKARLAAARKRLQV; translated from the coding sequence ATGAAAGAGAGCCATCACTCCATCGGCCTGCGCACCCTGGAAGACATCAGCGCCATCATTCTCCATTCCCATGATCTTCACGAAACACTGGACAATATCGTCACCATCGTGGCCAGACGCATGGGCACGGACGTCTGCTCGATCTACCTCCTGGAGCAGGATGGCGAGACCCTGGTGCTGAAGGCCAGCAAGGGGCTTTCCAAGGCATCGGTCAACCGCGTATCCATGAAGGTCCACGAGGGGCTCACCGGCCTTACGTTCGAGAGCCGCGGCATGGTCATGACCGACAACGCCCCGGCCCATCCCCGCTACAAGTACTTCAAGGAATCCAAAGAGGAAAAATTCCTCTCGTTTCTCGGCCTGCCGCTGTTCGAGCGCAAGACCCCCATCGGCGTCATCGTCATCCAGACCCGCGAGGCGCGGGATTTCAGCGAAGACGAGATCAGCGCCCTACGCACCATTACCTTCCAGATCAGCAGCATCGTGCACAACGCCCGCCTGCTCGATTCCATCCAGCGCACCGAGCAGGAACGCGCCTGGTTTGAGCAGGAACTGGCCAAAATGATGAACGGCGACGCCATGAGCGAACCGCCGGCCGCGAAAAAAGCCGACAAAAAGGTCTCGTCTCCGCCGCGCATGCTCTCCGGCAGCGCCGTTTCGGCGGGATTCTGCCGCGGCAAGGTCTACATCCTCGACCGCTTCAACGACAAGGTCATCAAGGTGGCCAAGGTCGGCACCAAGGCCGATGAACACCGCAAGCTCAGCCTGGCCCTGGAAAAGGTGAAGATCCAGACCCTCTACATGGAGAAACGGGTCAGCGAGACCCTTTCCGAAGATGACGCCGCCATTTTCCACACCCACCTGATGATCCTCGAGGACCGGGGGTTTTCCAGCAAGGTCTGCGACCTGATCGATCAGGGCATGGGGGCGACCCGTGCCGTGCACGAGGTTGTCCATCATTACGTGCAGGCCTTCTCGGCCATGGAAGATCCCTATCTGCGTGCCCGGTCGGCGGATATGGAGGACATCGGACGGCGTCTGATCGACTGCCTGGAGGGGAACGACAAAACGGCGGTGACCCTGAAGGAAAAGCGGGTTCTGGCGACGGATGAGATCTTCCCCTCGGACCTGGCCATGCTGGACCACGACAAGATCCTCGGCATTGTGACCGAGAAGGGCAACATGTACTCCCACGTCGCCATCATGGCAAAATCGCTGGGTATTCCGGCCGTCCTCGGGATACCGGGGCTCATGGACGCCTCCAACGTCAAGGACGAGATCATCGTGGACGGCACCTCCGGCCACATTTACATCAACCCGGACGGCGCCATCAAGAAAGAATACGAGCGGTTGGAGCGGGACCACGCCGGACGCCAGAAAGAGCTGGAAGGCCTGCGGGGCCTGCCGGCGGTGACCCGCGACCACGTCACCATTACCCTGAATGCCAATATCGGCCTCGTCTCCGACGTGCGGGTCGCCAATACCCACGGCGCGGAAGGGGTCGGTCTCTACCGCACGGAATTCCCGTACATGACGCGCAGCACCTTCCCCGACCGTCACCAGCAGGCCGCCGTCTATCGCAAGATCCTGGGGGCGTTCTCCGGGCAATCGGTCAATATCCGCACCCTGGACATCGGCGGCGACAAGGCGTTGCCCTACTTCAGCTGCCCCCAGGAAGACAACCCGTTTCTGGGGTGGCGCTCCATCCGCGTTTCCCTGGAGCGCCAGGACATCTTCCGGGAGCAGTTGGCCGGAATCCTGCTTTCCTCCCCCGCCGGCACGCCCAGCATCATGTTTCCGCTGATTTCTTCGGTGGATGAGATCCGGCAGGTGAAGGAGATCCTCGCTTCGGTGCGGGAGGAATTGGAACAGGAGGGACATGAACTGCGTAAGGACATCCCGCTGGGGATCATGATCGAAATACCGGCGGCCGTCCAGATCGTCGAACACCTGCTCAGGGAGGTGGATTACGTCAGCATCGGCACCAACGACCTGATCCAGTACACCCTGGCCGCGGACCGGAATAATCCCCGGGTGCGGCAGTATTACGACCCGTACCACCCGGCGGTGCTGCAATCCATCAAACGGGTGGCCGATGCGGCGTCAAAGGCCGGCAAAAAGGCGTCGGTCTGCGGCGAGATGGCAACGGAGCCGATCAACGCCCTGCTCATGGTAGGCATGGGTATCCGCGAATTCAGCCTTTCGGCGCCCAGCATCCCGGTGGTCAAGCAGGCCATCCGCGCCCACAGCCTCCCCGAGTGCCGCGCCCTGGCGCGCCAGGTCCTTGCCTGCGCCAGCAGTACCGACGTCAAGGCCCGGCTGGCCGCAGCACGCAAAAGACTGCAGGTCTAG
- a CDS encoding lipopolysaccharide assembly protein LapB, translating into MPDKLLHELLRKGIDLLESGDAPAAAAVLEEYRKAYPDDPDGWFCCGDALAEKGSLDDAIASYREGLQRAPDDLDALTTLGDLYFEASRPREAIASYQRVLDLDPRDADALVSIGLVYNSQERGDDAIRAFHQALELEPDNVFAWNALGDALYGQDDAEGAVAAYRKGIEIDPEDPAVHYNLGELYYDLEELEEAEEECREAVRLDPCFSMAYLTLGGICMDQDRTRDAVRYFEQYLKCEKSPQAEEMVAEVKAVVEGLKEELKE; encoded by the coding sequence ATGCCCGACAAACTTCTTCACGAGCTATTGCGTAAAGGTATCGATCTCCTCGAGTCGGGAGATGCTCCGGCGGCGGCCGCCGTCCTGGAGGAGTACCGGAAGGCGTACCCCGATGACCCGGACGGCTGGTTTTGTTGTGGGGACGCCCTGGCTGAGAAGGGGAGCCTGGACGACGCCATCGCCAGTTACCGCGAGGGGCTGCAGCGTGCGCCGGATGATCTGGATGCGCTGACGACCCTGGGGGATCTCTATTTTGAGGCATCCCGGCCCCGGGAGGCCATTGCCAGCTATCAGCGCGTGCTGGATCTGGACCCCAGGGATGCGGATGCACTGGTCAGCATCGGCCTGGTTTACAACAGCCAGGAGCGCGGCGACGATGCCATTCGCGCCTTTCATCAGGCGCTCGAACTGGAGCCGGACAATGTCTTTGCCTGGAATGCCCTGGGAGATGCCCTTTATGGGCAGGATGATGCGGAAGGCGCGGTGGCGGCTTACCGGAAGGGGATAGAGATCGATCCGGAGGATCCCGCCGTTCACTACAATCTGGGGGAGCTGTACTACGACCTTGAAGAGCTGGAGGAGGCCGAAGAGGAGTGCCGCGAGGCGGTCCGGCTCGACCCCTGTTTCAGCATGGCCTACCTGACCCTGGGGGGGATCTGCATGGATCAGGATCGGACCCGGGATGCCGTGCGCTACTTCGAGCAGTACCTCAAATGCGAAAAGTCCCCCCAGGCGGAGGAGATGGTCGCCGAGGTAAAGGCGGTGGTCGAAGGGTTGAAGGAAGAGTTGAAGGAGTGA
- a CDS encoding DUF362 domain-containing protein, translating to MAHTITDDCTNCGACEDSCPVNAISEQGAKRTIDADTCIDCGACVDTCPVNAIHA from the coding sequence GTGGCTCATACGATTACCGACGACTGCACCAATTGCGGCGCATGTGAGGATTCCTGCCCGGTGAACGCCATCAGCGAACAGGGGGCCAAGCGTACCATCGACGCCGATACCTGTATTGACTGTGGTGCTTGCGTGGATACCTGTCCCGTGAATGCTATCCATGCCTAA
- a CDS encoding DUF2905 domain-containing protein, with the protein MNGPGRPLIIMGLVLVAAGLALSLAPRLPWLGRLPGDITIKREHFSFYFPLATCILISAAISFILWLIKK; encoded by the coding sequence ATGAACGGGCCGGGACGCCCCCTGATCATCATGGGACTCGTCCTGGTGGCAGCGGGGCTCGCGCTGTCCCTTGCCCCACGTCTGCCGTGGCTGGGGAGGCTGCCCGGAGACATCACCATCAAACGGGAACATTTCAGTTTTTATTTTCCGCTCGCCACCTGCATTTTGATCTCGGCCGCCATATCCTTCATCCTCTGGCTCATCAAAAAATAG